The proteins below come from a single Comamonas antarctica genomic window:
- the istB gene encoding IS21-like element helper ATPase IstB: MSLQHDRIAELCEQLKFVRLGSDWPALAQDAARDGASFADFLEKVLASEQQWREERKRTVLMRLATMPAIKTLEGFDWSQAGGTPKAQIVELGHLAFVERAENVVMLGPSGVGKTHIALALCQRAVMAGHKARFITAADLMMQLAAAKAQNRLKEYFNRAVLGPKLLVVDEIGYLPFGRDEANLFFNVVAKRYERGSMVLTSNLPFTQWAGAFADDQTLTAAMLDRLLHHAHIVQITGESFRLKEKRKAGQAVRRATSGA; this comes from the coding sequence ATGAGCTTGCAGCATGACCGTATTGCCGAGCTGTGCGAACAGCTGAAGTTCGTGCGACTGGGCAGTGACTGGCCTGCTCTGGCACAGGATGCGGCGCGCGATGGCGCCAGCTTCGCCGACTTCCTGGAGAAGGTACTTGCCAGCGAGCAGCAGTGGCGCGAGGAACGCAAGCGCACGGTGCTGATGCGGTTGGCCACAATGCCGGCCATCAAGACGCTGGAGGGATTCGACTGGAGCCAGGCGGGCGGCACACCCAAAGCGCAGATCGTCGAACTCGGGCATCTCGCCTTCGTCGAGCGCGCGGAGAACGTGGTCATGCTGGGCCCTTCCGGCGTGGGCAAGACCCACATTGCCTTGGCGCTATGCCAGCGCGCCGTGATGGCGGGCCACAAGGCGAGGTTCATTACGGCGGCCGACCTGATGATGCAATTGGCAGCGGCCAAGGCGCAGAACCGTTTAAAGGAGTACTTCAACCGCGCGGTGCTGGGGCCCAAGCTATTGGTGGTCGACGAGATCGGCTACCTACCCTTCGGGCGAGATGAGGCCAATCTGTTCTTCAATGTTGTGGCCAAGCGTTATGAACGCGGCTCGATGGTGTTAACGAGCAATCTGCCGTTCACGCAGTGGGCAGGAGCGTTCGCCGACGACCAAACGCTGACGGCAGCGATGCTGGACCGGTTGCTGCACCACGCACACATCGTGCAGATCACCGGAGAAAGCTTCCGGCTGAAGGAAAAACGCAAGGCCGGCCAGGCAGTGAGGAGGGCAACGTCGGGGGCATAA
- a CDS encoding topoisomerase DNA-binding C4 zinc finger domain-containing protein, giving the protein MGEERRLFYVALTRARRMVAMFTVRGRCSTFLRELTDGGGVAITDTDGKSIQEQTCPGCKQGVLLLRTGPYGEFRSCSNYPLCSYKPPKQGEVQRRR; this is encoded by the coding sequence TTGGGAGAGGAGCGTCGCCTGTTCTATGTAGCTTTGACCAGGGCGCGCCGCATGGTGGCGATGTTCACTGTTCGTGGTCGATGTTCTACCTTCCTTCGGGAACTCACAGACGGCGGCGGGGTGGCAATCACCGATACTGACGGTAAGTCAATACAAGAGCAGACCTGCCCCGGCTGCAAGCAAGGAGTACTGTTGCTGCGAACGGGCCCTTATGGTGAGTTTCGCTCATGCTCCAATTACCCTCTGTGCAGCTATAAGCCACCGAAACAAGGCGAAGTTCAACGACGGAGATGA
- a CDS encoding tyrosine-type recombinase/integrase codes for MPKIAKELSALQVSRLLDEGHHAVGGVTGLYLYVTSTGARSWVLRIGVGKKRRHMGLGGFPSVTLAMAREQARTARSEFRAGLDPIAARHKAVSKLLAEQLNAVTFESAAKAYIDAHGDTWKNPKHRAQWSATLATYAFPVIGNLQTAHVTQAHVLAVLEPIWKTKNETAARLRGRIEAVLDWATVRGYREGENPARWKGRLDKLLPAPAKIQKTVHRKALPIDAVPQFMRDLRDKEGVTARALEFVVLTAARSGEVRGATWGEIDLDAAVWVVPGDRMKAGREHRVPLCTQAVELLKKMPRFVGNEHVFPSPRGKALSDMALLTVMRRMEVDAVPHGFRSTFRDWVGERTDYPRELAEQALAHTLENKVEAAYRRGDALEKRRTMMQEWSDFLYDTK; via the coding sequence ATGCCTAAGATTGCTAAAGAACTTTCTGCTTTACAAGTTAGTAGACTCCTCGATGAGGGACATCATGCCGTAGGTGGCGTCACGGGGCTTTACCTTTATGTCACTTCAACTGGTGCTCGTTCATGGGTCTTAAGAATCGGGGTAGGGAAAAAGAGAAGGCACATGGGACTGGGGGGATTCCCATCAGTCACTTTAGCAATGGCTCGTGAGCAAGCTCGTACGGCAAGAAGCGAATTTAGAGCCGGGTTGGATCCTATCGCTGCCCGTCATAAGGCCGTGAGCAAGCTCTTGGCAGAACAACTCAACGCTGTCACGTTTGAGAGTGCGGCGAAGGCTTACATCGATGCCCATGGTGACACCTGGAAGAATCCTAAACATAGAGCACAGTGGTCAGCAACCCTTGCTACGTATGCATTTCCAGTAATTGGAAACTTGCAAACTGCGCATGTAACCCAGGCGCATGTTCTTGCTGTTCTGGAACCTATCTGGAAGACTAAAAACGAAACGGCCGCACGCCTGCGCGGACGGATTGAAGCAGTACTAGATTGGGCTACCGTTCGAGGGTATCGTGAGGGTGAAAATCCAGCCAGATGGAAAGGGCGCTTAGATAAGTTGCTGCCAGCTCCCGCAAAAATTCAAAAAACGGTACATCGGAAGGCTTTGCCCATTGATGCTGTCCCACAGTTCATGCGTGATCTGCGGGATAAAGAGGGCGTTACAGCTAGAGCCTTGGAGTTCGTTGTTCTTACTGCCGCACGCAGTGGGGAGGTCCGAGGGGCAACGTGGGGTGAAATCGATTTGGACGCAGCGGTGTGGGTGGTTCCTGGTGACCGGATGAAAGCAGGGCGTGAACATCGTGTGCCGCTATGTACACAAGCAGTTGAACTGCTTAAAAAAATGCCACGATTTGTTGGTAATGAGCATGTTTTTCCATCGCCACGTGGCAAGGCATTGTCTGATATGGCGCTCTTGACTGTTATGCGGCGTATGGAGGTGGATGCGGTCCCACATGGTTTTCGCTCAACTTTTAGAGACTGGGTTGGAGAGCGTACAGACTATCCAAGAGAGCTTGCTGAACAAGCTCTTGCACACACGCTAGAGAACAAAGTTGAAGCAGCTTATCGGCGCGGGGATGCGTTGGAGAAGCGTAGAACAATGATGCAGGAGTGGAGCGATTTCTTGTATGACACAAAGTAA
- a CDS encoding helix-turn-helix transcriptional regulator: MSTAATTPLKLLRATQVCNKLNISKTTLYAKLDKSSKYYDPHFPRQIIIGANSVAWIEHQVDSWISSKLSAV; this comes from the coding sequence ATGTCTACTGCAGCCACTACCCCTCTGAAGCTCTTGCGTGCAACCCAAGTTTGCAATAAGCTAAATATTTCGAAAACTACCTTGTACGCCAAACTAGATAAAAGCTCTAAATACTACGATCCACATTTTCCACGGCAAATAATTATCGGGGCCAACTCGGTGGCTTGGATAGAGCACCAGGTTGATAGCTGGATATCAAGTAAACTATCTGCTGTATGA
- a CDS encoding inovirus-type Gp2 protein, which produces MRFNKDFSQQYIESDVDHAVLAAWVCQLNKKMKDIRKDLEEYLDEENFDRDSFDQGLEQDLNALVQNCPVDDPFSLGQGPNSNPYLKCFIASLEQEVVYQNVDHFQQVQASLLLQRVRDGLESKDFGDELDNLKRNERATSKSLLQYILDLKAAYSKLMIIRLDLYTEDSEGAPRSWERLKKYVEDRYMSSYVGYAVKFEYGEKRGVHMHTLLFFNGSVVRKDVTMAKAIGEYWNASVTNGKGAYSNCNTPEHLRNMSYPAVGTFHQFDERTRKGLECIAKYLTEQDLAVRFAVPGLSRTLRKGTIRQEQRSRIEKRRRMSEKA; this is translated from the coding sequence ATGCGCTTTAACAAGGACTTCTCTCAGCAGTATATCGAATCTGATGTAGACCATGCAGTGCTGGCTGCATGGGTTTGCCAGCTCAACAAAAAGATGAAGGATATCCGGAAAGATTTGGAAGAGTACCTAGATGAAGAAAACTTCGATAGGGATTCATTTGACCAAGGTCTTGAGCAAGATCTCAATGCCTTGGTTCAGAACTGTCCCGTAGATGACCCCTTCAGCTTAGGCCAAGGTCCTAACTCTAACCCATATCTAAAGTGTTTCATTGCCAGCCTTGAGCAAGAGGTCGTGTACCAGAATGTTGATCACTTCCAGCAGGTGCAAGCAAGTCTGTTACTCCAACGTGTTCGGGATGGTCTAGAGAGTAAGGACTTCGGTGATGAGCTGGACAACCTTAAGCGCAATGAGCGTGCAACCAGCAAGTCACTGCTTCAGTACATCCTAGACCTGAAGGCGGCCTATTCCAAGCTGATGATCATTCGCTTAGACCTCTACACAGAGGATAGCGAAGGAGCTCCACGAAGCTGGGAGCGTTTGAAGAAGTATGTGGAAGACCGCTATATGAGCTCTTACGTGGGCTATGCGGTGAAGTTTGAATACGGGGAGAAAAGAGGGGTGCACATGCACACCCTGCTGTTTTTTAACGGCTCTGTCGTACGCAAGGACGTAACGATGGCCAAGGCCATAGGAGAGTACTGGAATGCTTCTGTGACCAATGGCAAGGGCGCCTATAGCAACTGCAACACTCCAGAGCACCTAAGGAACATGAGCTATCCAGCAGTAGGTACCTTTCACCAGTTTGATGAACGTACTCGCAAAGGGCTAGAGTGCATCGCTAAGTACCTCACCGAACAAGATCTCGCGGTGCGATTTGCCGTGCCAGGGCTGTCACGTACCCTGCGCAAAGGCACTATCAGGCAAGAGCAGCGCTCTCGTATTGAAAAGAGGAGGCGTATGAGTGAAAAGGCCTAG
- a CDS encoding DNA cytosine methyltransferase — MSLPHFCVQQDVTKYEHLNKLYKISLDPAGKDETEVIGTSSEAFRFVDLFAGLGGFHVALDELGGRGVFAAEWEPKLNALYKVNFGIDAWGDLNALSNDEIIARSVPDHHVLTAGFPCQPFSKAGDQLGFKDSNQGNLFFKVHEILSVKRPQYFILENVPNILKHDGGRTKATIIRMLEELGYSVDVEHFSPHEFGIPQVRDRAYFVGSLEGLDHFEWPTKHKGQTEIRSVLRHDVPSTRAIPEQTLRAIDMWGDFLRHSPAELKLPSFPIWAMEFGATYPYEEETPSGVWARRPLLGMREMGFKGNFGQSLECSVDEQIKRIPSHANRAGDFDFPQWKRTFIRQNREFYQANRSWIDPWLAKWRPQDFSSSFQKMEWNAQGEGRDIDNFVLQVRASGLRVKRPTTSPSLIAFTQTQVPILGANLTGKRRYMTPAECAELQCLGGIQLPASDLDAYKALGNAVNARVVKAIAERLLYGLIRPTSSITPDLEPLGATA, encoded by the coding sequence ATGTCCCTGCCTCATTTCTGTGTACAGCAAGATGTGACAAAATACGAACATTTGAACAAGCTATATAAAATCTCGCTCGATCCGGCGGGGAAAGACGAGACCGAAGTGATTGGAACTAGTAGCGAGGCCTTCCGTTTCGTCGATCTCTTTGCTGGGCTGGGAGGCTTCCACGTCGCTCTCGATGAGTTGGGTGGACGTGGCGTGTTCGCTGCTGAGTGGGAGCCCAAGCTGAACGCCCTCTATAAGGTCAACTTCGGTATCGACGCTTGGGGTGACCTTAACGCCCTCAGCAACGACGAGATCATTGCCCGAAGTGTGCCCGATCACCACGTCCTTACCGCTGGTTTTCCGTGCCAACCGTTCTCCAAAGCAGGAGATCAACTGGGCTTCAAGGACTCCAATCAAGGGAATCTCTTCTTCAAGGTTCACGAGATCTTAAGCGTCAAGCGGCCACAATACTTCATTCTGGAGAATGTGCCCAATATCCTCAAGCACGACGGCGGCCGCACCAAGGCCACGATCATCCGCATGCTGGAAGAGCTTGGCTACTCCGTCGACGTCGAGCACTTCTCGCCCCACGAGTTCGGGATTCCCCAAGTGCGGGACCGCGCCTACTTCGTAGGTTCGCTCGAGGGGCTCGATCACTTCGAGTGGCCGACGAAGCACAAGGGTCAAACCGAAATTCGTAGTGTGTTGCGTCACGACGTACCTTCCACTCGCGCTATACCGGAACAGACGCTCCGAGCCATCGACATGTGGGGAGACTTCCTACGCCACTCTCCGGCCGAGTTGAAGCTGCCCTCCTTCCCGATCTGGGCGATGGAATTCGGGGCAACCTATCCCTACGAGGAAGAAACTCCTTCAGGGGTTTGGGCTCGCAGGCCGTTGTTGGGTATGCGAGAGATGGGCTTTAAGGGCAACTTTGGACAATCTCTCGAATGCTCTGTTGACGAACAAATCAAGAGAATACCTAGCCATGCCAACCGTGCTGGCGATTTCGATTTCCCACAGTGGAAGCGGACTTTCATCAGGCAGAACCGTGAGTTCTACCAAGCCAACCGTTCCTGGATTGATCCCTGGCTTGCAAAGTGGCGCCCTCAAGACTTTTCCTCTAGCTTCCAGAAGATGGAGTGGAACGCGCAGGGTGAAGGGCGCGACATCGACAACTTCGTGCTGCAAGTTCGTGCATCTGGACTGCGGGTCAAGCGCCCCACGACCTCCCCAAGTCTCATAGCCTTCACGCAGACCCAAGTTCCCATTCTCGGTGCTAACTTGACAGGCAAACGTCGCTACATGACCCCAGCCGAGTGTGCCGAGCTGCAGTGTCTCGGCGGCATCCAGTTGCCCGCGTCCGACCTCGACGCGTATAAGGCCCTGGGCAACGCAGTCAACGCCCGCGTCGTCAAAGCGATCGCCGAACGATTGTTGTACGGGCTCATCCGGCCCACATCAAGCATCACCCCTGACCTTGAACCATTGGGAGCTACCGCGTGA
- a CDS encoding DUF262 domain-containing protein has translation MTNHNEHEDDFDEEDPRFQLLESLADGLATLSEASDTPNGVSPVSSMFSSVDVDFASGAWTNQLAEIQGWLNLSDDLPLTGGEPFLQALIAELELDPTDLLPLGAASPPLSIRALERLRERVDIACRLQADFLEELETKGTSRATATQSWADAWAEFDAREDAVSPEPVTAKAAVWPIFQLTKKPPNLTPSYQRGDVWRSGDRQSLMESILRGVPLPSIILLRTGSSTPHEVVDGKQRLTAILRFVGKHPVAKQKVTEVAARHRGKMFNEQGRLDEKGDRNLADLFNDDYPAFRRAWKALEGYALKATDEDDYYFPFKLRTTGDGGLVGPYLEPLRGKYYTQIKGREINVAGQQTTIEGLFDDVGDYGIPVIEYTQATQAQIHEVFRLYNKQGVHLNAEEIRNAVYHEVELTRATLAAAGDADPNNDVAKIAKSLAGVPNLARIGEALTSYQFGDTRYKRTKVLLWVISVLVYDTAGKDLGSTSRNIDQLLIEIQKYPSHPLAQSSTLTKLFELLSDAVELHSSHNELWSEKFMDGGKGAKWQELQLVGSLVGISMALAASPQDIVDRIEAKGDAIRVASEESADWERPSKTQTKTQWDYIARISKSLLELLDIDPDQAAEAVRLKFGSSGYASLQRMLIKPKS, from the coding sequence GTGACTAACCATAACGAACACGAAGACGACTTCGACGAAGAGGATCCGCGGTTCCAATTGTTGGAGAGCCTTGCCGACGGGTTGGCGACCCTCTCGGAGGCCTCAGACACGCCCAACGGCGTTTCCCCAGTGTCTTCGATGTTCAGCAGCGTCGACGTCGACTTCGCCTCCGGCGCATGGACGAACCAACTGGCTGAGATTCAAGGCTGGCTAAACCTCAGCGATGACCTCCCGCTAACGGGCGGCGAACCCTTCCTTCAGGCGCTCATCGCTGAACTCGAACTCGATCCCACCGACCTCCTCCCCCTCGGGGCTGCCTCCCCGCCGCTCTCCATCCGCGCGCTGGAGCGTCTGAGAGAGCGCGTGGACATCGCCTGCCGGCTGCAGGCCGACTTCCTCGAAGAGCTTGAGACCAAGGGCACTAGCCGTGCGACGGCCACTCAATCCTGGGCTGACGCGTGGGCCGAGTTCGACGCGCGTGAAGATGCGGTGAGCCCGGAACCGGTCACGGCAAAGGCCGCAGTCTGGCCGATCTTCCAACTCACCAAGAAGCCGCCGAACCTAACGCCGTCCTACCAGCGGGGCGACGTCTGGCGCAGCGGTGACCGGCAGTCCCTGATGGAGTCCATCCTCCGGGGCGTCCCGTTGCCCTCCATCATCCTACTGCGCACCGGATCGTCCACCCCGCACGAAGTCGTTGATGGCAAGCAGCGGCTCACGGCCATCCTCCGGTTTGTAGGAAAGCATCCTGTCGCCAAACAGAAAGTTACTGAGGTCGCCGCCCGGCACAGGGGGAAGATGTTCAACGAACAAGGACGTCTCGACGAGAAAGGCGACAGGAATCTGGCGGATCTGTTCAACGACGACTATCCAGCCTTCCGTCGTGCGTGGAAAGCGCTTGAGGGTTACGCACTCAAGGCCACGGATGAGGACGACTATTACTTCCCGTTTAAGCTTCGCACGACTGGAGATGGCGGGCTGGTCGGTCCCTACCTTGAGCCTCTCCGCGGTAAGTACTACACGCAGATTAAGGGCCGTGAGATTAACGTCGCTGGCCAACAAACCACCATCGAAGGTCTGTTCGATGACGTTGGGGATTACGGCATTCCCGTCATCGAGTACACCCAGGCCACCCAGGCTCAGATTCATGAGGTCTTTCGCCTTTACAACAAGCAGGGTGTGCACCTGAACGCTGAAGAGATCCGCAACGCGGTCTACCACGAGGTCGAACTCACCCGTGCGACTCTCGCTGCCGCCGGCGACGCCGACCCGAACAACGATGTCGCCAAAATTGCCAAGTCGTTAGCAGGGGTCCCGAATCTTGCCCGCATCGGCGAGGCGCTGACGAGCTACCAGTTCGGCGACACGCGCTACAAGCGCACGAAGGTTCTGTTATGGGTTATCTCGGTCTTGGTGTATGACACCGCTGGAAAGGATCTGGGTTCGACCAGCCGTAACATCGACCAATTACTGATCGAGATTCAAAAGTACCCGTCCCACCCGCTTGCCCAGTCCTCAACTTTGACCAAACTGTTCGAGTTGCTGTCGGACGCCGTCGAACTCCACTCATCGCACAATGAGTTGTGGTCCGAGAAATTCATGGACGGTGGCAAAGGTGCAAAGTGGCAGGAACTCCAGCTTGTGGGTTCTCTCGTAGGCATCTCCATGGCCTTGGCGGCCTCGCCGCAAGACATCGTGGACCGCATCGAGGCGAAGGGTGATGCTATCCGCGTGGCCAGCGAAGAGTCCGCGGACTGGGAACGCCCCAGTAAGACGCAGACCAAGACCCAGTGGGACTACATCGCCAGAATCAGCAAAAGTCTCCTCGAACTATTGGACATCGACCCTGATCAAGCAGCTGAGGCAGTACGTCTGAAGTTCGGGTCCTCTGGGTACGCGTCGTTGCAGCGGATGCTCATCAAACCGAAGAGTTGA